The proteins below are encoded in one region of Chrysemys picta bellii isolate R12L10 chromosome 4, ASM1138683v2, whole genome shotgun sequence:
- the LOC135972124 gene encoding olfactory receptor 5AR1-like isoform X2 encodes MEEGNHSEATEFILSGLTDRPELQVPLFVVFLLIYGITLVGNGGMILLIMINPRLHTPMYFFLSNLSFCDLCFSSIISPKMLLNFLAERKSISYTACAVQMSLSIAFADVECLLLAVMAYDRYVAICNPLLYTVTMSRELCKKLVAGVYAVGVVDSMINTYFILQVSFCSSNIINHFFCDIPPLLALSCSDTQINEIVMFSFACCVILSSFVTVLLSYVYITSTILQIRSAESRSKAFSTCTFHLTAVVLFFGTLLFMYLRPTSSYSMDTDKVASVFYTLVIPMLNPLIYSLRNTEVKDALRKAMNKLITNS; translated from the coding sequence ATGGAAGAGGGAAATCACTCGGAGGCGACTGAGTTCATTCTCTCAGGACTGACAGATCGTCCGGAGCTGCAGGTTCCCCTGTTTGTGGTGTTCCTGCTGATTTATGgtatcaccctggtggggaatggggggatgaTCTTGTTAATAATGATTAATCcccgactccacacccccatgtactttttcctcagtaatttgtctttctgtgacctctgcttTTCCTCGATAATTTCCCCTAAGATGCTGCTGAATTTCTTAGCTGAGAGGAAAAGCATTTCTTACACTGCCTGCGCTGTGCAAATGTCTCTATCTATCGCTTTTGCAGATGTTGAGTGCCTCTTGCTGGCTGTGATGGCGTATGACCGTTATGTGGCCATCTGCAACCCACTGCTCTATACGGTCACTATGTCCAGGGAACTTTGTAAAAAGCTGGTGGCTGGGGTGTACGCTGTGGGGGTGGTGGATTCAATGATAAACACTTATTTTATACTACAGGTATCATTCTGCAGctccaacatcatcaatcatttcttctgtgacatccccccaTTGTTGGCGCTCTCCTGTTCTGACACCCAAATCAATGAGATAGTGATGTTTTCTTTTGCTTGCTGCGTTATACTGAGCAGCTTTGTGACTGTCCTCCTCTCCTATGTCTATatcacctccaccatcctgcagaTCCGCTCTGCTGAAAGCCGgagcaaagccttctccacctgcactttCCACTTGACCGCTGTGGTCCTGTTTTTTGGCACCCTCCTCTTCATGTATTTACGTCCCACCTCCAGCTATTCCATGGACACAGACAAAGTGGCCTCAGTGTTTTACACGCTggtgatccccatgttgaaccccctcatctacagcctgaggaacacggAGGTGAAGGATGCCCTCAGGAAAGCAATGAATAAACTCATAACCAATTCTTGA